Proteins encoded by one window of Crassostrea angulata isolate pt1a10 chromosome 9, ASM2561291v2, whole genome shotgun sequence:
- the LOC128163462 gene encoding neurogenic differentiation factor 1-like — protein sequence MMEIPEAGFANHVGYEDSYYSAVPNLNFNDGSYPMYSECQQDGDAQQNLALMGISSQNHLETSTSWTDVLSSECGFSNFDQYCAAEESSSIDLDFLSPSPQSVSKNGKPKRKRVQSKSQRKAANVRERKRMFHLNTAFDDLRKRLPAFNYEKRLSRIETLKLAMTYISFMKDISDGKDPESVKLKAGNTIPCDIFSQTDNASCSEDSLSA from the coding sequence ATGATGGAGATTCCAGAGGCTGGCTTTGCCAATCATGTGGGATACGAAGATTCTTATTATTCGGCTGTGCCCAATCTTAACTTCAATGATGGATCATACCCGATGTATTCCGAATGTCAACAAGACGGTGATGCCCAGCAGAATCTAGCATTGATGGGAATATCTTCCCAAAATCATCTAGAAACTAGCACCAGTTGGACTGATGTCTTGTCAAGTGAGTGCGGATTTAGTAACTTTGACCAATATTGTGCAGCAGAAGAATCCTCATCCATTGATTTAGACTTTTTGTCACCCAGTCCACAATCTGTAAGCAAAAACGGAAAACCTAAACGGAAACGAGTGCAGTCCAAGTCCCAGCGGAAAGCGGCGAACGTTCGCGAGCGGAAGCGGATGTTCCATCTGAATACCGCCTTTGACGATTTGAGGAAGCGGCTCCCAGCATTTAACTACGAAAAACGGCTCTCCAGAATCGAAACGCTGAAATTAGCCATGACTTACATTTCATTTATGAAAGACATTTCCGATGGTAAGGACCCCGAGAGCGTTAAACTGAAAGCGGGCAACACGATCCCTTGTGATATCTTTAGTCAGACCGACAACGCCAGTTGTAGTGAAGATTCTCTGAGTGCATAG
- the LOC128163803 gene encoding coiled-coil domain-containing protein 148-like isoform X2 translates to MKQSVKEVLHPSIMSSPSWPNRTMDTKPFITQYTSDESNRMQLRVNNGIRSNKYLPVDYDKLKLMAAEKKFSAQKSLLKVKKIEQMSKQSKENLLLKQHKLIWQKEFMRLNNVRKRAQAEVEGHRRQNATEGSGCCRMYEHFDLYEASLDEEFAEFKMNTCDPVWNLREDLQFWIQDNHEGIRMGDPEVVEKHAEIRQTISQVKGQQNSILQQLYNEQKCLEGELSSGFLWEITHGGSETPHIDFAEGIPEEAFDLECSDDELKVTVLQEFIILDEKFRERLHFLEDEHSKILSRGTHGGWSEEDHFCFVVNYDQYPRELNNRRKLIMDRLRRHLPHKSRPELVAHEEWCESNKYFHERKRALVVAWRKGRSELFSKARNTFIEVEIAKELAEVQAEYNRGQKKIRDELYNKVRIWREQKLEAMMLQEKMDARRREEAQEQRRMEAEKEKKRRAHEKEKVQKFSDDRTEKRRKQEERDQERMEELRRLMEEQAVLDKERVNYRKEQLDVKISERKLKEEQKAEDELEKERRLEALREQVSLISTLLSLNLSTCY, encoded by the exons atgaaacaatcAGTCAAAGAG gtGCTCCATCCTTCAATCATGTCTAGTCCTAGTTGGCCGAATAGAACAATGGATACGAAGCCATTCATCACACAGTACACCTCAGACGAATCGA ACAGGATGCAACTGAGAGTAAATAATGGAATACGCAGCAATAAATACCTCCCAGTGGATTATGACAAACTTAAactcatggctgctgaaaaaaaattctctgcTCAGAAAAGTCTGctcaaagtaaagaaaattgaGCAAATGTCCAAACAGAGCAAAGAAAATCTTCTGTTAAAACAGCACAAGCTGATTTGGCAGAAGGAGTTTATGAGACTGAATAATGTCAGAAAGAGGGCACAGGCTGAGGTAGAGGGCCATCGTCGGCAAAACGCCACAGAAGGAAGCGGCTGTTGTCGGATGTATGAACACTTTGACCTCTATGAGGCATCTCTTGATGAAGAGTTTGCAGAGTTTAAAATGAACACTTGTGATCCTGTGTGGAATTTGAG GGAAGACTTGCAGTTTTGGATCCAGGACAACCACGAGGGAATTCGGATGGGTGACCCGGAGGTGGTGGAGAAACACGCGGAGATCCGCCAGACAATCAGCCAGGTCAAAGGTCAACAGAACAGTATACTGCAGCAGCTGTACAACGAACAGAAGTGTCTGGAGGGCGAGCTCAGCTCAG GCTTTCTGTGGGAGATAACTCATGGAGGATCAGAAACACCACATATTGATTTTGCTGAGGGTATTCCAGAGGAGGCCTTTGACCTTGAGTGCTCTGATGATGAGTTGAAGGTCACAGTGTTACAAGAGTTTATCATTCTGGATGAGAAGTTCAGAGAGAGGCTTCACTTTCTGGAGGATGAACACTCCAAGATATTGAG CCGAGGCACACATGGGGGCTGGAGTGAGGAGGATCACTTTTGTTTTGTGGTCAACTATGATCAATATCCCAGGGAACTCAACAATCGCAGAAAGTTAATAATGGACAGATTGAGGCGACATCTGCCTCATAAATCTAGGCCTGAACTG GTAGCTCATGAAGAATGGTGTGAATCTAACAAATATTTCCATGAGCGCAAAAGGGCTTTAGTGGTAGCCTGGAGAAAAGGCCGGAGTGAGTTATTCAGCAAAGCCCGCAATACATTCATAGAGGTGGAAATCGCCAAGGAGCTGGCAGAAGTCCAGGCAGAATATAACAGAGGGCAGAAAAAAATCAGGGATGAATTATATAATAAG GTGAGGATTTGGAGGGAGCAGAAGCTGGAAGCCATGATGTTACAGGAGAAGATGGACGCCAGGAGGAGAGAGGAGGCCCAGGAACAGCGACGAATGGAGGCCGAGAAAGAGAAGAAACGACGGGCACACGAAAAAGAAAAG GTTCAAAAGTTCAGTGATGATAGGACAGAGAAAAGAAGAAAACAGGAAGAGAGAGACCAAGAGAGGATGGAGGAACTTAGGCGACTGATGGAGGAACAGGCTGTTCTGGACAAAGAGAG AGTAAATTATCGCAAAGAACAATTAGACGTAAAAATATCAGAAAGAAAGTTAAAGGAAGAACAGAAAGCTGAAGATGAACTGGAGAAAGAAAGAAGATTGGAAGCTTTACGAGAACAAGTTAGTCTAATTAGTACATTGTTGAGTTTGAATCTGAGTACTTGCTATTAA
- the LOC128163803 gene encoding coiled-coil domain-containing protein 148-like isoform X1, producing MGDSASGHRNAADNDSQIGIGICDGQNYVEKVLHPSIMSSPSWPNRTMDTKPFITQYTSDESNRMQLRVNNGIRSNKYLPVDYDKLKLMAAEKKFSAQKSLLKVKKIEQMSKQSKENLLLKQHKLIWQKEFMRLNNVRKRAQAEVEGHRRQNATEGSGCCRMYEHFDLYEASLDEEFAEFKMNTCDPVWNLREDLQFWIQDNHEGIRMGDPEVVEKHAEIRQTISQVKGQQNSILQQLYNEQKCLEGELSSGFLWEITHGGSETPHIDFAEGIPEEAFDLECSDDELKVTVLQEFIILDEKFRERLHFLEDEHSKILSRGTHGGWSEEDHFCFVVNYDQYPRELNNRRKLIMDRLRRHLPHKSRPELVAHEEWCESNKYFHERKRALVVAWRKGRSELFSKARNTFIEVEIAKELAEVQAEYNRGQKKIRDELYNKVRIWREQKLEAMMLQEKMDARRREEAQEQRRMEAEKEKKRRAHEKEKVQKFSDDRTEKRRKQEERDQERMEELRRLMEEQAVLDKERVNYRKEQLDVKISERKLKEEQKAEDELEKERRLEALREQVSLISTLLSLNLSTCY from the exons ATGGGCGACTCCGCCAGCGGCCATAGAAATGCTGCTGACAATGATTCACAG ATCGGGATCGGGATCTGTGATGGACAAAATTACGTTGAGAAG gtGCTCCATCCTTCAATCATGTCTAGTCCTAGTTGGCCGAATAGAACAATGGATACGAAGCCATTCATCACACAGTACACCTCAGACGAATCGA ACAGGATGCAACTGAGAGTAAATAATGGAATACGCAGCAATAAATACCTCCCAGTGGATTATGACAAACTTAAactcatggctgctgaaaaaaaattctctgcTCAGAAAAGTCTGctcaaagtaaagaaaattgaGCAAATGTCCAAACAGAGCAAAGAAAATCTTCTGTTAAAACAGCACAAGCTGATTTGGCAGAAGGAGTTTATGAGACTGAATAATGTCAGAAAGAGGGCACAGGCTGAGGTAGAGGGCCATCGTCGGCAAAACGCCACAGAAGGAAGCGGCTGTTGTCGGATGTATGAACACTTTGACCTCTATGAGGCATCTCTTGATGAAGAGTTTGCAGAGTTTAAAATGAACACTTGTGATCCTGTGTGGAATTTGAG GGAAGACTTGCAGTTTTGGATCCAGGACAACCACGAGGGAATTCGGATGGGTGACCCGGAGGTGGTGGAGAAACACGCGGAGATCCGCCAGACAATCAGCCAGGTCAAAGGTCAACAGAACAGTATACTGCAGCAGCTGTACAACGAACAGAAGTGTCTGGAGGGCGAGCTCAGCTCAG GCTTTCTGTGGGAGATAACTCATGGAGGATCAGAAACACCACATATTGATTTTGCTGAGGGTATTCCAGAGGAGGCCTTTGACCTTGAGTGCTCTGATGATGAGTTGAAGGTCACAGTGTTACAAGAGTTTATCATTCTGGATGAGAAGTTCAGAGAGAGGCTTCACTTTCTGGAGGATGAACACTCCAAGATATTGAG CCGAGGCACACATGGGGGCTGGAGTGAGGAGGATCACTTTTGTTTTGTGGTCAACTATGATCAATATCCCAGGGAACTCAACAATCGCAGAAAGTTAATAATGGACAGATTGAGGCGACATCTGCCTCATAAATCTAGGCCTGAACTG GTAGCTCATGAAGAATGGTGTGAATCTAACAAATATTTCCATGAGCGCAAAAGGGCTTTAGTGGTAGCCTGGAGAAAAGGCCGGAGTGAGTTATTCAGCAAAGCCCGCAATACATTCATAGAGGTGGAAATCGCCAAGGAGCTGGCAGAAGTCCAGGCAGAATATAACAGAGGGCAGAAAAAAATCAGGGATGAATTATATAATAAG GTGAGGATTTGGAGGGAGCAGAAGCTGGAAGCCATGATGTTACAGGAGAAGATGGACGCCAGGAGGAGAGAGGAGGCCCAGGAACAGCGACGAATGGAGGCCGAGAAAGAGAAGAAACGACGGGCACACGAAAAAGAAAAG GTTCAAAAGTTCAGTGATGATAGGACAGAGAAAAGAAGAAAACAGGAAGAGAGAGACCAAGAGAGGATGGAGGAACTTAGGCGACTGATGGAGGAACAGGCTGTTCTGGACAAAGAGAG AGTAAATTATCGCAAAGAACAATTAGACGTAAAAATATCAGAAAGAAAGTTAAAGGAAGAACAGAAAGCTGAAGATGAACTGGAGAAAGAAAGAAGATTGGAAGCTTTACGAGAACAAGTTAGTCTAATTAGTACATTGTTGAGTTTGAATCTGAGTACTTGCTATTAA